The Neisseria subflava DNA window TAATGTACACGTCACAATCTTCCAAACGGTAGTTTTGTAAGGCTTTGCCGGCAGCGGCAAGCGCATTGATTTCGGCATGATGGCTGACATTGTGGTCGCCAATGCAGGTATTGTGTGCCGTTGCGATTGCCTTGCCTTGATATACGATGACCGCGCCAACGGGGACTTCGCCCAATGCCGCCGATTGTCTGGCCTGTTCTATCGCCAGCCGCATAAAGGTTTCCATATCGTTTTGCGAAGGAAAAACGGCAACAGGCGGATGGTTTTTCAAGGTCTTGCCCAGCTCCGTCTTTCTCTCCTCGGAAATATGCCGGACATCCACTCCTGAAACTAACGCATCCAGTTGCCACAAGGTGCTTTTGGTTACGGTCAAACCAGATGCTTTCAGCAATAGAAATGCGCGGACTGCGCCGATTTCCTGTAAATCTTCCAGTGAACAAATACCCAATTCTTTTAGCGCGGCCAATGTTTTAGGGGCAAGTGGTGGCGTAGTCAGCATGGATTATTCCTGAAAATGCTGACGCGCCAAGGCTAAGGCCGTCTGAACATAATCGCTGTCTGCGTAAGGATCTAACGTGTGCGCCAAAGGAATTTTCCGCAACCAGGTCAACTGGCGTTTGGCAAGCTGGCGCGTGGCGACAATGCCTTTTTCGACAAAGGTGTCATAATCGGTTTCGCCTTCGAGATAATCCCAAGCCTGACGGTAGCCCACGCAGCGCATAGACGGCATATCCGCATGCAGTTGCGGATAATCGCGGCGTAAGGCGTGCATTTCATCAAGGAAACCGTGTTCCAGCATATTTAAAAAGCGTTTTTCGATTTGGCGATGCAACAAATGACGGTCTTCGGGAATCAGGGCAACCGTGCATAAATCCAATAAGGGCGCAGCCTGCTTCTGCTCCGTAAAATGTTCACTCAAAGGCTTACCGGTCAGAAGATAGACTTCCAAAGCGCGTTCAATACGCTGGCTGTCATTGGCTTTCAGACGGCCTGCTGTAATCGGGTCAACTTCCTGCAAACGGCGATATAGGCCTGCTAGACCGTGTTCGTTTTTTTCTGCCTGAAGCTGTGCGCGCACTGCCGCATCCGCGCTAGGTAAGTCGTTCAAACCTTCCGTCAGCGCGTGGAAATACATCATCGTACCGCCGACAATCAGCGGATAGCAACCGCGCGCATGTATTTCGTTCACCAAGCGCACGCAGTCGCCGACAAAATCCGCCGCGCTGTAACTTTCCAGCGGCGAGATAATATCAATCAAATGATGCGGTACGGCGGCAAGCTCTTCGGCAGTCGGCTTGGCCGTGCCGATGTCCATGCCGCGATACACCAGTGCGGAATCCAAACTGATGATTTCCACCGGCAAAGATTGGGCAATATTTAAGGCCAGTGCGGTTTTACCGCCGGCGGTCGGGCCGAGTACGGCGAAGGCTTTGAGCGCGTTCATAAGAAAACGGAAAAATTAAAAATGCAATTATAGCAAACCCGTGCAGACCATATTTCAGGCCGTCTGAAACATTTGCCCTACATTATCAAAAGCGTTACACTTGCTGCGCCGTTTCAGACGGCCTTTTATATTGATTTCAAACCTGCTGCTGCCGTCATTGCGCCGTCAGTCAAGCCGTCAGTGACACTGCGTCGCTGTAAACACGAAAGAACACACTATGACCGTATCTCCCGTAGCCTTGCGCCGTCAAACCGAGCGCAAGCCGCATCCGACTGCACGTTATTGGAAAAAATGCGATGTCGAGGCTTTGTTTGGACTGCCTTTCCTCGACCTCGTTTTCCAAGCCGCCGAAATCCACCGCCAAAACTTCAACCCGCGCGAAATCCAGCTTTCCACCCTGCTCTCCATCAAAACCGGCGGTTGCCCTGAAGACTGCGCCTACTGCCCGCAATCGGCACACCACAACACCAATCTAGGCAAAGAGCAGATGATGGATGTGGACGAAATCGTCGAAAAAGCCAAAATTGCCCAATCTCGTGGCGCCAGCCGTTTCTGCATGGGCGCGGCATGGCGCGGCCCTAAGCCCAAAGACGTGGCCGTCGTTTCCGAAATCATCAGCGCGGTGAAAGGCTTGGGCATGGAAGTATGCGGCACATTCGGCATGCTTGAGGACGGCATGGCTGAAGACTTCAAAAAAGCCGGCCTGGACTACTACAACCACAACCTCGACACCGACCCCGAACGCTACAACGACATCATCCACACCCGCAAACACGAAGACCGCATGGATACTTTGGGCAAAGTCCGCAATGCCGGTTTGAAAGTCTGCTGCGGCGGCATCGTCGGCATGAACGAAACCCGTGCCGAACGCGCCGGCCTGATTGCCAGCCTTGCCAACCTAGACCCTCAGCCCGAAAGCGTGCCGATTAACCAGTTGGTTAAAGTAGAAGGCACGCCGCTGGCCGATGCCGAAGATTTGGACTGGACGGAATTTGTCCGCACCATCGCCGTCGCGCGCATTACCATGCCGCACAGCTACGTCCGCCTGTCCGCTGGCCGCAGCAATATGCCTGAATCCATGCAGGCCATGTGTTTCATGGCTGGCGCAAACTCGATTTTCTACGGCGACAAGCTGCTGACTACGGGCAATCCGGACGAAGACGGCGACCGCCTGCTGATGGAAAAATTGAATTTGTATCCGCTGCGCTTTGAATTGGAAGAAGAATACAAAGCCGCGCAGGAAACGCCTAAAATCAAAGTCGACTATTAACTGTCATGATAAAAGGCCGTCTGAAACTTTTTCAGACGGCCTTTTATTGTTATTCAACATTAAAACTTTCAATTTTCCGTATCCATTCTTCCGTTTCCGCCTCGCTCAAAAACGAAGCGCGGAACGAATTGGCGCACAAGGTTTTGATTTCTTCCGCACTCAAATCCAAAGCCTCGGCAAGCGCTTCAAAATTGCGGTTCATATAGCCGCCGAAATACGCCGGATCGTCCGAATTGACGGTTACCAACACGCCGCGTTGCAACATACGGCGCAAATTGTGTTTTGCCATCTCAGGGAACACTTTTAATTTCAAATTGCTCAATGGGCAAACGGTCAACGGCATTTGTTCTTTAATCAAACGCGCCATCAAGGCCTCATCTTCTTCCGCCCGTACGCCATGATCGATACGGCAGACATGCAGTAAGTCCAAAGCCTCGTAAACATATTCCGGCGGGCCTTCTTCTCCGGCATGCGCCACCGTCAACAAACCCTCCGCCCGCGCCTGTGCAAACACGCGCTCAAACTTAGACGGCGGATGCCCCAATTCGCTCGAATCCAAGCCTACGCCGATGATGAGTTCTTTATAAGGCAAAGCCTGATTTAAGGTTTCAAATGCGCTTTCTTCCGACAAATGACGCAGAAAACACATAATCAAACGCGTACTTATGCCCCACTGCTGTCCGGCTTCACGGCAGGCGCGGACAATGCCGTTAATCACGGTTTCAAACGCTACGCCCCGCGCAGTATGGGTTTGCGGATCGAAAAATATTTCCGTATGCACGACATTGTCTTCGCGGCAACGCTCAAGATACGCACGGGTCAAATCGTAAAAATCCGCCTCGTGCAGCAATACGCCGGCACCGGCATAATAAATATCCAAAAACGACTGCAAATTGTGAAAATCATAAGCCTGCCGTACCGCATCGACATTTTCATAAGGAATCGCTATATGGTTACGCTTGGCGATTTCAAACATCAATTCCGGCTCAAACGTCCCTTCGATATGGACGTGCAGCTCGGCTTTGGGCAGGGCTTGGATAAATTGTTTGATATTCATATTTTCTCTGATTTTCGGTTTATATTTAATATTGAAGGCCGTCTGAAACTTTCAGACGGCCTTTGACCATTTACCTGTTAAAAACCATTTTCCATCATGATTTCGCCGGGGATGCGGTTGCGGTGCATAGCGTAGCCCAAATCCATCAGGGCTTGGAAAGTATCTTTGACCATTGCCGGATTGCCACAGACCATAAAGCGCGTATCGGCCTTGGTGAACTTGAAGCCGACTTTTTCTTCCAAGCCGCCATTCTTCAGCAATTCAGGAATCCGTTTGCCACTCAATGCGCCTTCCGTTTCCTCTCGCGTGGTAACCGGAACAAAAGTGAATTTATGGAAATATTCTTCAATCAGCGGATGCTCTTTTAAATCGGCAAGGCGCTGGTTGAAAATCAACTCATCGGCGTAAGAGACGGAATGCGCCAAAACCAAACGGTCGAAACGCTGCCAAATTTCAGGCTGCTCGATAATGGAGAGGAAAGGCGCAATGCCTGAACCCGTGCAGAGCATGACCAAATCTTTGCCATCGAGGAAACGCTCGGGCAAGAGGAAACCGGTAGCCGTTTTATCCAGCAAAATGGTATCGCCCTCTTTCATTGCAGCAAAACGCGCCGACATCGGGCCGCCTTCGATTAACACCGCGAAATACTCAAGCGTATCGGCGTATTCGGCAGACACGACAGAATACGCGCGCCAAATAAAGCCCTCGCCGTCACGGAAACCAAGGCGAGAAAACTGCCCTGCCGAAAAACGGTAGGACTCAGGGCGGCTGATGGCAAAAGTCATCAACTTAGGCGTATGGTGTTTGATCCACAAGACTTTTTCTTCGGTAAACTTGGCTTCTGGAGAAGCTGCCATAATAGGTTTCCTTGATATTCGGTATCAGTTTCAAATAGGGCTTATTATAAAGATTCAAAAGGCCGTCTGAAATATTTATTTTCAGACGGCCTTTAAGATTATTCACGGCGCAAACGGATGCTGATGCCTTTTTGTTCCAAAATCAAATCTTTACCGTCAAAACGATAGTTCCATACGCTTTGTTTGCACAAAAACGCATCTTCCAGCTTCATGTCTTCACACAGCATCATGCTTACCGCAATATGACCAAAATCAATTTTGTCCGAACCAATCG harbors:
- a CDS encoding ferredoxin--NADP reductase: MAASPEAKFTEEKVLWIKHHTPKLMTFAISRPESYRFSAGQFSRLGFRDGEGFIWRAYSVVSAEYADTLEYFAVLIEGGPMSARFAAMKEGDTILLDKTATGFLLPERFLDGKDLVMLCTGSGIAPFLSIIEQPEIWQRFDRLVLAHSVSYADELIFNQRLADLKEHPLIEEYFHKFTFVPVTTREETEGALSGKRIPELLKNGGLEEKVGFKFTKADTRFMVCGNPAMVKDTFQALMDLGYAMHRNRIPGEIMMENGF
- the tadA gene encoding tRNA adenosine(34) deaminase TadA; this translates as MLTTPPLAPKTLAALKELGICSLEDLQEIGAVRAFLLLKASGLTVTKSTLWQLDALVSGVDVRHISEERKTELGKTLKNHPPVAVFPSQNDMETFMRLAIEQARQSAALGEVPVGAVIVYQGKAIATAHNTCIGDHNVSHHAEINALAAAGKALQNYRLEDCDVYITLEPCSMCASALIQARVGRVIYGAAEAKTGAAGSVVDLFADKRLNKHTAILGGILAGECQSVLQDFFAAKRKAV
- a CDS encoding adenosine deaminase, translated to MNIKQFIQALPKAELHVHIEGTFEPELMFEIAKRNHIAIPYENVDAVRQAYDFHNLQSFLDIYYAGAGVLLHEADFYDLTRAYLERCREDNVVHTEIFFDPQTHTARGVAFETVINGIVRACREAGQQWGISTRLIMCFLRHLSEESAFETLNQALPYKELIIGVGLDSSELGHPPSKFERVFAQARAEGLLTVAHAGEEGPPEYVYEALDLLHVCRIDHGVRAEEDEALMARLIKEQMPLTVCPLSNLKLKVFPEMAKHNLRRMLQRGVLVTVNSDDPAYFGGYMNRNFEALAEALDLSAEEIKTLCANSFRASFLSEAETEEWIRKIESFNVE
- the bioB gene encoding biotin synthase BioB — protein: MTVSPVALRRQTERKPHPTARYWKKCDVEALFGLPFLDLVFQAAEIHRQNFNPREIQLSTLLSIKTGGCPEDCAYCPQSAHHNTNLGKEQMMDVDEIVEKAKIAQSRGASRFCMGAAWRGPKPKDVAVVSEIISAVKGLGMEVCGTFGMLEDGMAEDFKKAGLDYYNHNLDTDPERYNDIIHTRKHEDRMDTLGKVRNAGLKVCCGGIVGMNETRAERAGLIASLANLDPQPESVPINQLVKVEGTPLADAEDLDWTEFVRTIAVARITMPHSYVRLSAGRSNMPESMQAMCFMAGANSIFYGDKLLTTGNPDEDGDRLLMEKLNLYPLRFELEEEYKAAQETPKIKVDY
- the miaA gene encoding tRNA (adenosine(37)-N6)-dimethylallyltransferase MiaA, translating into MNALKAFAVLGPTAGGKTALALNIAQSLPVEIISLDSALVYRGMDIGTAKPTAEELAAVPHHLIDIISPLESYSAADFVGDCVRLVNEIHARGCYPLIVGGTMMYFHALTEGLNDLPSADAAVRAQLQAEKNEHGLAGLYRRLQEVDPITAGRLKANDSQRIERALEVYLLTGKPLSEHFTEQKQAAPLLDLCTVALIPEDRHLLHRQIEKRFLNMLEHGFLDEMHALRRDYPQLHADMPSMRCVGYRQAWDYLEGETDYDTFVEKGIVATRQLAKRQLTWLRKIPLAHTLDPYADSDYVQTALALARQHFQE